Proteins encoded in a region of the Candidatus Bathyarchaeota archaeon genome:
- a CDS encoding translation initiation factor IF-6, with translation MAIFLLNLFGSASIGVYSLATDKMAIIPLQAPEPKADNVEEWLGVKVAKTTLGGSVIVGALACANSNGIILPHYVREEELEVIKTVYDDANLTVMETKRTAYGNMVLTNDYGAVVDPRLKPKTTRKIADTLGVDVVRGEVAGLPYVGSLALATNKGVLAHPLIKEEEKQVLEEVLKVPVDVGSINCGIPYVATGLIGNSNNVVAGLLTTGPEMFIIGQALDVVK, from the coding sequence TTGGCAATTTTCTTGCTAAATCTTTTTGGAAGCGCAAGTATAGGAGTCTATTCTTTGGCTACTGACAAAATGGCGATAATTCCTCTGCAAGCGCCCGAACCAAAAGCCGATAACGTGGAAGAATGGCTTGGTGTTAAGGTGGCTAAGACGACTCTCGGCGGCTCGGTAATTGTAGGGGCTCTGGCTTGTGCTAACTCGAACGGTATAATCTTACCTCACTACGTGCGAGAGGAAGAACTTGAAGTTATAAAGACAGTATACGACGACGCCAATTTGACAGTTATGGAGACGAAAAGGACTGCTTATGGAAACATGGTTCTTACAAACGATTATGGCGCTGTTGTTGACCCAAGGCTTAAACCCAAAACTACTAGGAAAATAGCTGACACTTTGGGCGTTGATGTTGTTCGTGGGGAGGTTGCAGGTTTGCCATACGTTGGTTCGTTGGCTTTAGCTACAAATAAAGGCGTTTTAGCGCATCCGTTGATTAAGGAGGAAGAAAAGCAAGTTCTGGAAGAGGTGTTGAAGGTGCCTGTGGATGTTGGAAGCATAAACTGCGGTATACCTTATGTAGCCACAGGGTTAATAGGGAACAGCAATAACGTAGTGGCAGGGTTACTCACAACAGGCCCTGAAATGTTTATAATTGGTCAAGCTCTTGATGTGGTGAAATAA